The Pedosphaera parvula Ellin514 genome includes a window with the following:
- a CDS encoding riboflavin synthase: MGIERRALSGYVGGSMFTGIVEETGTIERIKPSVKSIELVVRAKICARGLKLGESVSVNGCCLTVVKVSAVKKGGGKLVHFDLLQETWNRTNLQSAKVGSLVNLERALAVGARLGGHFVTGHIDGTGRIIRWERSGQDHVLEIAAPAEVMRYVIFKGSIAVDGISLTVAQVSKKSFRIWIIPHTFEVTALRERAVGDAVNLEADLLGKYVHQFVSVRE, encoded by the coding sequence ATGGGGATTGAACGACGGGCGTTATCAGGTTATGTAGGTGGCAGTATGTTTACCGGCATTGTAGAAGAAACAGGAACCATTGAGCGAATCAAGCCCTCGGTCAAGTCAATCGAGTTGGTGGTGCGGGCAAAGATTTGCGCGCGCGGGTTGAAGCTGGGGGAAAGCGTGTCGGTGAATGGTTGCTGTCTGACAGTGGTGAAGGTTTCGGCAGTGAAAAAAGGGGGCGGCAAGCTGGTTCATTTCGACCTGCTGCAGGAGACTTGGAATCGGACAAATTTGCAAAGTGCGAAAGTGGGTTCGTTGGTGAATCTGGAACGTGCGCTGGCAGTTGGGGCGAGATTGGGCGGGCACTTCGTTACCGGACACATCGATGGAACGGGCAGGATCATTCGCTGGGAAAGGTCAGGGCAGGATCACGTGCTGGAAATCGCAGCACCGGCGGAGGTGATGCGTTATGTCATTTTCAAAGGGTCGATTGCGGTGGATGGCATCAGCCTTACGGTGGCGCAGGTCAGCAAAAAAAGTTTTCGAATTTGGATCATCCCACACACCTTTGAGGTCACGGCATTGCGTGAGAGAGCCGTGGGTGATGCGGTGAACCTGGAAGCGGATTTGCTCGGCAAGTACGTGCACCAGTTCGTCAGCGTGCGGGAGTAG
- the ribD gene encoding bifunctional diaminohydroxyphosphoribosylaminopyrimidine deaminase/5-amino-6-(5-phosphoribosylamino)uracil reductase RibD, translated as MQNALALARRAYGNTSPNPLVGAVLVKHGKVIGRGWHHRAGQPHAEVEALKDAASKGNDPKGATLYVTLEPCCTHGRTPPCTEAIKAAKIKKVVVAATDPNPAHAGRAFPLLERAGIKVVSGILAEEAGELNESFNHWIVHGTPLVIVKAAMTLDGKIATAGGESKWITGEKARAYGMKLRQGADAILVGVNTVLADDPSLTVRVQSRNKSEEKKFRRIILDSQARTPLKAKVVSDEFREFTTIVVLKSAPERRVTALARQANVLVAPEKQGKIDLRWLVKKLGGENVMSLLVEGGGEVNASFLLGRLAHRVAFFYAPKILGGRDARKGVAGDGSTTLADAIKLKDVEWRRLGADLLLTARVDGD; from the coding sequence ATGCAGAATGCATTGGCCTTGGCCCGGCGTGCGTATGGTAACACTTCTCCCAATCCCTTAGTAGGTGCCGTGCTGGTGAAGCATGGGAAGGTGATTGGCAGGGGGTGGCATCATCGCGCGGGGCAGCCGCATGCGGAGGTTGAAGCATTGAAGGATGCGGCGTCGAAGGGGAATGATCCAAAAGGAGCAACGCTCTACGTTACGCTGGAACCATGTTGTACGCATGGCCGAACGCCGCCCTGCACCGAGGCAATCAAGGCAGCGAAGATCAAGAAGGTGGTGGTGGCAGCGACTGATCCCAATCCGGCGCATGCGGGAAGGGCTTTTCCATTATTGGAACGCGCTGGGATCAAAGTTGTTTCTGGCATTTTGGCAGAAGAAGCAGGGGAGCTGAATGAGTCTTTTAACCATTGGATCGTGCACGGTACGCCGTTGGTAATCGTGAAGGCCGCCATGACGTTGGATGGGAAAATTGCAACGGCAGGCGGGGAATCGAAATGGATCACGGGTGAGAAAGCCCGCGCGTACGGGATGAAGTTGAGGCAGGGGGCGGATGCGATTTTGGTGGGGGTGAATACCGTGTTGGCGGATGATCCGAGCCTTACTGTGAGAGTGCAAAGTCGAAACAAATCCGAAGAGAAAAAGTTCAGAAGAATTATTTTGGATTCGCAAGCGAGGACACCTTTGAAGGCGAAAGTGGTCAGCGATGAATTTCGAGAGTTTACGACGATAGTGGTTTTGAAATCGGCACCGGAGCGCCGGGTGACAGCCTTGGCCCGGCAGGCCAATGTGTTGGTCGCGCCGGAGAAGCAAGGGAAGATTGATCTGCGCTGGCTGGTCAAGAAATTGGGTGGCGAGAACGTGATGAGCTTGCTTGTGGAAGGTGGTGGCGAAGTGAACGCTTCGTTTTTGCTGGGAAGATTGGCGCATCGGGTTGCGTTTTTTTATGCGCCAAAAATTCTTGGCGGGCGTGATGCGCGCAAGGGAGTGGCGGGTGATGGGAGCACGACCCTGGCAGATGCGATCAAACTAAAGGATGTGGAGTGGCGGCGATTGGGAGCAGATTTGCTGTTGACTGCGCGGGTCGATGGGGATTGA
- the ftsY gene encoding signal recognition particle-docking protein FtsY yields the protein MTEQIIEAVKKAYETQGREGLDVFNIASAEVEKSLSTMDYVLKRADGALTVVSIVGVNGTGKTTTAAKMAHMIQQQGKISVLAACDTFRAAAIEQLKLWGERLKVPVIAGADKADPAAIAHDAITASLARRADYLIVDTAGRLHTKHNLMQELQKLHRVMGKQLAGAPHEVLLVLDATTGMNALNQAREFHKAVPLTGLVVTKLDGTSKGGMVVAIQKELGLPIKFVGLGEQPDDLQPFDARQYAQALFSEKE from the coding sequence ATGACGGAGCAGATCATCGAAGCGGTCAAGAAAGCATACGAGACACAGGGAAGGGAAGGCCTGGATGTTTTTAACATTGCCAGCGCTGAGGTCGAGAAGAGTCTGTCCACCATGGACTACGTCCTGAAGCGAGCAGATGGGGCGTTGACAGTGGTGTCGATCGTCGGGGTCAACGGCACGGGCAAGACCACCACGGCTGCCAAAATGGCCCACATGATCCAGCAGCAGGGAAAAATTTCAGTGTTGGCGGCGTGCGATACGTTTCGCGCGGCGGCCATTGAGCAATTGAAATTGTGGGGAGAGCGGTTGAAGGTGCCGGTGATCGCAGGCGCGGACAAGGCAGATCCGGCAGCGATTGCACACGATGCCATTACCGCATCGCTGGCGCGACGTGCCGATTACCTCATCGTCGACACTGCTGGAAGGTTGCACACCAAACATAATTTGATGCAGGAATTGCAGAAATTGCATCGGGTGATGGGCAAGCAACTCGCAGGCGCGCCCCATGAAGTTTTGCTGGTCCTGGATGCCACAACCGGCATGAATGCATTGAACCAGGCGCGGGAATTTCACAAGGCAGTGCCATTGACGGGATTGGTGGTAACAAAGCTCGATGGGACCAGCAAAGGCGGTATGGTGGTGGCGATTCAGAAGGAACTGGGACTGCCGATCAAGTTTGTAGGTCTCGGTGAGCAGCCGGATGATTTGCAGCCGTTCGATGCCAGGCAATATGCCCAGGCGCTGTTTTCAGAGAAGGAATGA
- a CDS encoding PHP domain-containing protein gives MFADLHLHTNFSDGTFTPEELAMHGKRHELAAMALTDHDTLEGCERMGAACETNGIEFVTGTELTAELRGVELHLLGYFLDVNNQKLLTEVARFQAVRQNRIREMVEKLNQLGVPLQAEAVFRIANCRSPGRPHVARALVQEGLCGSLDEAFDRFLKANRAAWVPKCQMSALDAIALIHQAGGVAVMAHPGLNRTDDVIPELVEAGLDGIECFHSKHSNSTSRHYLAMAERYQLLITGGSDCHGMNKGKPLVGSVKLPYQHVIKLKERAEEQKAKLTKPAAA, from the coding sequence ATGTTCGCTGATCTCCATTTACATACCAATTTTTCCGACGGCACTTTTACGCCGGAAGAATTGGCGATGCATGGGAAGCGTCACGAACTGGCGGCGATGGCGCTGACCGACCATGACACGTTGGAAGGTTGTGAGCGCATGGGAGCAGCCTGCGAGACCAACGGGATTGAGTTCGTGACAGGCACCGAACTGACAGCCGAACTGAGGGGCGTTGAATTGCATCTGCTCGGTTATTTCCTGGACGTGAACAATCAGAAGCTGCTGACCGAAGTGGCGCGTTTTCAAGCGGTGCGCCAGAACCGGATTCGGGAAATGGTGGAGAAACTGAATCAACTCGGCGTGCCATTGCAGGCGGAAGCTGTGTTCAGGATTGCCAACTGTCGCTCACCGGGGCGTCCGCATGTGGCGCGGGCATTGGTGCAGGAAGGTTTATGTGGCAGCCTGGACGAAGCTTTCGACCGGTTTCTAAAGGCCAATCGCGCGGCCTGGGTGCCGAAATGTCAGATGTCGGCCTTGGATGCGATTGCTTTGATTCACCAGGCTGGCGGTGTGGCCGTGATGGCGCATCCCGGATTGAACAGGACCGACGATGTCATTCCGGAACTGGTTGAAGCCGGGTTGGATGGGATTGAATGTTTTCATTCAAAGCATTCAAACTCCACAAGCAGGCACTACCTGGCGATGGCCGAACGGTATCAGTTGCTTATTACCGGCGGATCGGATTGTCACGGCATGAACAAGGGAAAGCCTTTGGTCGGAAGCGTCAAGCTGCCGTATCAACACGTCATCAAACTCAAGGAGCGGGCAGAGGAGCAGAAAGCCAAACTTACCAAACCGGCAGCAGCGTAG
- the nusB gene encoding transcription antitermination factor NusB, producing the protein MGKRREARERAVQFLFQHDLNPPEKLEEALNHFWDSQRPAALAEDKGGATWGQKVELPAPTAEEAAVRIFADPLIRGALEHRDEADAQIKKYAENWDLHRIAAVDRNILRLAIFEMLHREDIPPVVSINEAVDIAKKFSTYESGKFVNGILDKIKGELMRPARIVK; encoded by the coding sequence ATGGGTAAGCGACGTGAAGCGCGGGAACGCGCAGTGCAATTTTTATTTCAGCATGATTTGAATCCTCCGGAAAAACTGGAGGAGGCGCTGAACCATTTTTGGGATTCGCAACGACCGGCGGCCCTGGCGGAAGACAAAGGCGGGGCGACGTGGGGGCAGAAGGTTGAATTGCCGGCGCCAACTGCGGAGGAGGCGGCGGTGCGCATATTTGCCGATCCACTGATTCGTGGAGCACTGGAACATCGGGATGAGGCCGATGCCCAGATCAAAAAGTATGCCGAGAACTGGGACCTGCATCGTATTGCCGCGGTGGACCGGAATATTTTGCGCCTGGCCATCTTTGAAATGTTGCATCGGGAGGATATCCCGCCGGTGGTCAGCATCAACGAGGCGGTGGATATCGCCAAGAAATTTTCAACCTACGAGAGCGGCAAATTCGTGAATGGAATTTTGGACAAAATAAAAGGGGAACTGATGCGCCCGGCACGAATAGTAAAATAA
- a CDS encoding DUF2339 domain-containing protein, translating into MTESDRLKLEQLKHLQASLELQVERLRRDLDSFERQLAASPPVPPPKPVEPVQPVIPRAEVVPPPVPTAPVARLVEIPVIPPPVIKSFETASKTASTSPAPEPVIPSVTANPIATLLESRPRPETGHIPPSKPVQPQAAPKGKEKASFEMKLGTFWLVRIGIVMVLTALAFFGTYAYQNFIPRLGPAGKVGLLYLASAALLGTGAWLPRKQEKLKNYSQVLLAGGLAAVYFTTYAAYHIPNLRVIGSALLDGTLLLGWAGFIIWLADRKKSEVLALFAVLLAYYTSVITNVGLFTLYSNLILAAAAVFFFVRNRWATLSFTSLAASYVSYGFWRFYQDGHWQWASPAEGLWTGNYFLICYWVIFTVAVFLSRHAQFSGTKRASFVSLNNGAFFCAFILTMFQVRQGGFWKFSLLYGTVLTCMAILAQRLFASDKILRNTYLTQGLLLLTLGFITKFTGLQLSLILAVESVALVVLGQQLRNQILQIGSYICAALSVGWAVTTMHPMDHHGAVIGSAVGALLLFNATWFRKQTTFETSHTHTPTAFFTILSLAIWLVTSWQNSTPEWRGVLLAAESTVLLLAARPLGNRVFSLAVPVFAGLGIVWELHTLIEQFITVQFASRQGLWQGIIVGALMLGNALAQQRFAAPAGPKQLFNPLRAAFTAGGLLGWLAATAAFTTQEYFPLSLAVEALLFTILYYVLRLPELTLFGQVFLVFGQVCWILESLSTPHFTPWWNPALIVVITLGLSHWWQRQQQLNFKKELTLFLQGIYALAAVGLLYFWLQPHFNSNNWLALTSLLAIVVSFYGLFTRSWLLVATGQIFLVASVWQFAGQLANSEPSWYLALAPIATLCFFALFTLQWLSQKPGVNPIISTPVLQLSMIYRALAVLMSLWWTHKYIPAREQCWFLMLIGFLLFSLAGWRRNRELLIYSSVFTLTGIIRFLIPLEGSSIYLPTLLALLLVPIQQRIAKAFEKNYPVSSELHAGAMILGALSLWLYFSRWVLLSADGFYLTAAWSGYALVLFIAGMAVRERVYRWLGLSVLACALGRVSFFDVWRLEPIYRILSFLALGIVLLVLGFLYNKYQEKIKEWL; encoded by the coding sequence ATGACCGAATCGGATCGTTTAAAACTGGAACAACTCAAGCACTTGCAAGCCTCTTTGGAGCTTCAGGTGGAGAGGCTTCGACGTGATTTAGACTCCTTTGAGCGGCAACTTGCCGCTTCCCCTCCTGTTCCGCCACCCAAACCGGTTGAACCAGTCCAACCGGTAATTCCACGTGCAGAAGTTGTGCCGCCTCCAGTTCCAACCGCACCCGTAGCCAGGCTAGTGGAGATTCCAGTAATTCCTCCTCCGGTCATCAAATCATTTGAGACGGCTTCCAAAACGGCATCGACTTCTCCCGCACCCGAGCCGGTCATACCATCGGTTACCGCTAATCCCATCGCCACTCTACTCGAAAGTCGTCCCCGTCCAGAAACAGGCCATATACCACCTTCTAAACCAGTTCAACCGCAGGCAGCACCAAAAGGCAAAGAAAAAGCCTCTTTTGAGATGAAGCTGGGCACTTTCTGGCTGGTTCGCATCGGCATTGTCATGGTGTTGACCGCGCTCGCCTTTTTCGGCACCTACGCTTACCAAAACTTTATCCCGAGACTTGGCCCTGCGGGCAAAGTCGGCCTTCTCTACCTGGCCAGCGCTGCGCTTCTGGGTACTGGCGCGTGGCTTCCTCGCAAGCAGGAAAAACTTAAAAATTATTCCCAGGTGCTTCTGGCGGGTGGCCTGGCTGCAGTATATTTCACCACTTACGCCGCTTACCACATTCCCAACCTGCGTGTCATTGGTAGCGCACTGCTCGACGGCACCCTGCTCCTCGGGTGGGCGGGATTCATCATCTGGCTCGCGGATCGCAAAAAATCCGAGGTCCTGGCTTTGTTCGCCGTTTTGCTCGCCTATTACACCTCCGTGATTACCAATGTTGGATTATTTACGCTGTATTCAAATCTGATTTTAGCTGCCGCTGCCGTCTTCTTTTTCGTCCGCAATCGCTGGGCCACACTCTCTTTCACCAGCCTCGCCGCCTCCTACGTCAGCTATGGATTCTGGCGATTTTACCAGGACGGTCATTGGCAATGGGCTTCGCCTGCGGAAGGACTATGGACCGGCAACTACTTTCTCATCTGCTACTGGGTAATCTTTACCGTGGCCGTTTTCCTTTCCAGACACGCCCAATTCTCCGGCACCAAGCGTGCCTCCTTCGTCAGTTTAAATAACGGAGCCTTTTTCTGTGCCTTTATTCTAACCATGTTCCAGGTCCGGCAAGGTGGTTTTTGGAAGTTTTCACTTTTGTATGGAACAGTTCTGACCTGCATGGCCATTCTCGCTCAGCGCCTGTTCGCTTCCGACAAGATTCTCCGCAACACCTATCTCACTCAGGGTTTGCTCCTGTTAACGCTCGGATTCATCACCAAGTTTACCGGGCTGCAACTCAGCCTCATACTGGCAGTTGAAAGCGTCGCTCTGGTGGTGCTGGGCCAGCAACTTCGCAACCAGATATTGCAAATTGGTTCTTACATTTGCGCCGCCCTCTCCGTCGGTTGGGCAGTTACCACCATGCATCCTATGGACCACCACGGCGCGGTCATCGGTTCAGCCGTTGGCGCCTTGCTGCTCTTCAATGCCACCTGGTTCAGAAAACAAACCACTTTCGAAACCAGTCACACCCATACGCCCACGGCCTTCTTCACGATCCTATCACTTGCAATTTGGCTGGTGACATCCTGGCAAAATTCCACGCCGGAATGGCGCGGGGTTCTCCTCGCCGCGGAAAGCACTGTCCTGCTGCTCGCCGCCCGTCCGCTCGGCAACCGCGTGTTCAGCCTTGCCGTTCCGGTATTCGCCGGCCTGGGCATCGTCTGGGAGTTGCATACGCTCATTGAGCAATTCATCACCGTCCAATTCGCATCGCGCCAGGGTCTCTGGCAGGGAATCATCGTGGGAGCGTTGATGCTGGGAAACGCCCTCGCCCAACAACGATTCGCTGCTCCTGCCGGGCCAAAGCAATTGTTTAATCCTCTCCGGGCCGCCTTCACGGCGGGAGGACTCCTGGGCTGGTTGGCTGCCACTGCCGCATTCACCACTCAGGAATATTTTCCTTTGTCCCTGGCAGTTGAGGCATTGCTTTTCACCATTCTTTATTACGTGCTTCGGCTGCCCGAACTCACACTGTTCGGACAGGTCTTTCTGGTCTTTGGTCAGGTGTGCTGGATCTTGGAGTCCTTATCGACGCCCCATTTTACGCCTTGGTGGAACCCCGCCCTGATCGTGGTTATTACTCTGGGTCTCAGTCACTGGTGGCAACGTCAGCAACAACTCAACTTCAAAAAGGAACTCACGCTCTTCCTGCAAGGAATCTATGCGTTGGCCGCGGTGGGCCTTCTTTACTTCTGGTTGCAACCTCATTTCAACAGTAATAACTGGCTCGCGTTGACCAGCCTCCTCGCCATCGTGGTTTCATTTTATGGACTGTTTACACGCTCCTGGTTGCTGGTCGCCACCGGCCAGATTTTTCTCGTGGCCAGCGTCTGGCAATTCGCCGGGCAACTGGCCAACTCCGAGCCCTCATGGTATTTGGCGCTCGCCCCGATCGCGACGCTCTGCTTTTTTGCTCTCTTCACATTACAATGGCTGAGTCAGAAGCCCGGGGTAAACCCAATCATTTCCACACCGGTGCTCCAGCTTTCAATGATCTATCGCGCCTTGGCGGTGCTGATGTCGCTTTGGTGGACGCACAAGTATATTCCCGCACGTGAACAATGCTGGTTCCTGATGCTCATCGGATTCCTGCTGTTCTCGTTGGCTGGCTGGCGTCGCAACCGCGAACTGCTGATTTACAGCAGTGTGTTTACTCTCACCGGAATAATCCGATTCCTCATCCCGCTGGAGGGATCGTCCATCTATCTTCCCACTCTGCTCGCCCTGCTGCTCGTCCCCATCCAACAACGCATCGCCAAGGCATTCGAGAAAAACTATCCTGTATCCTCTGAATTGCATGCCGGGGCCATGATCCTTGGCGCTCTGAGTCTTTGGCTCTACTTCTCACGCTGGGTTCTGCTTTCGGCGGATGGCTTCTACCTCACCGCCGCGTGGTCAGGTTATGCCCTGGTCCTGTTCATCGCCGGGATGGCTGTGCGCGAACGAGTTTATCGTTGGCTTGGCCTGAGCGTTCTCGCCTGTGCGCTGGGACGCGTCTCCTTCTTCGATGTTTGGAGACTGGAACCCATCTACCGCATCCTAAGCTTCCTGGCTCTCGGCATTGTTCTGTTGGTGCTCGGATTCCTTTACAATAAGTATCAGGAAAAAATCAAGGAATGGCTTTGA
- a CDS encoding PVC-type heme-binding CxxCH protein codes for MKHLFCLVVFLFVGKLLAAESPSTNSLSNTNIPVAATNEVNSTNAPPGTNQPMAVTNAVKSTNPPVREAKPQPELAKLFRVKPGFRVEMVADETMVASPIAMALDESGRLFVVESSEDPRLGGNQKGLVRVLEDSDGDGVFKTSRVFADDLDRPASIICYSGGVFVGTAGQIIFLKDTKGEGVADARRVVYKGFNAGTNRLSNAVLFNGFGWGLDNRIHCTTEGQGGDIVSGTPPNTQSIVLKEGNFSFDPRTSQLFVENGSSQLGICFDNRGRRFVSYATAPMLLLMYEEKFALRNPYYEMPGPILDVAGGGTADWLYAIQSARAASVPTRPGFRRSLPARTLRGGTERGIAHFTSAGGTTIYRGNLYGDPYVGDAFMADAAGAVVHHEKLVEEGVEMVAGRLADEAGTEFLSGKPGLFRPRQVIAGPDGAIYIADMGAEFSGASDKAGATPGLATVKGHGHIYRIVPVSFKQPKSADLAKAGGTNLVAALMSPNGWYRDTAARLLYERQDKKAIAPLAQTIYSPVVPPLGRMSALHVLDGMNLLVEMHVLKSLEDADDRVREHAVMLAYKFVPPDGSASPVMWTQLTKLGNDPSPLVRYQLAFALGPIRNNGRNQLLVNLLKADLGSKWMQAAVMTSLTQDAVEVFGLVINDPAFRNNPGGRDFLRLMFRMLAARNEAAEVRQVIELLRNLPEPENFALLREFGDELRCSRNSLLAADANVGALLARARVVALDATMAENRRVQAILFLQEGTAAQSEAALIDRLDLLEVAQVQSAALITLARFSSLRIGQTIVQRWPLFRPYAHKDAIVALLSRPEWTQLLLSAIENRSIAASELSSTEALFLLGHPDQNIRGRAERLFVLPDRAQRQQVAAEILPVAQLVGNALQGQVIFLDRCATCHRLGRDGNQGGMDLAEAASWPKERLVTKIVNPNLDVNKQGMLQFVPLLDGEMLTGFTMHQDARSITLCQENGVNRLLPRFNIQAIQELGVSAMPDGLEGGLNRQQIADLIQYLVVAPR; via the coding sequence ATGAAGCACCTTTTCTGTTTGGTGGTTTTTTTATTCGTGGGGAAGCTGTTGGCCGCGGAGTCGCCCAGCACCAATTCTCTTTCCAACACTAATATTCCCGTTGCCGCAACAAATGAGGTGAACAGCACCAATGCACCTCCCGGCACGAATCAGCCTATGGCGGTGACGAATGCAGTGAAAAGCACCAACCCTCCTGTGCGGGAGGCAAAGCCACAACCGGAGTTGGCAAAGCTATTCCGGGTAAAGCCAGGTTTCCGGGTGGAGATGGTGGCTGATGAGACGATGGTGGCATCTCCGATCGCGATGGCGTTAGATGAATCCGGGCGATTGTTTGTGGTGGAATCGAGCGAGGATCCGAGGTTGGGCGGCAACCAGAAGGGGTTGGTGCGGGTGCTGGAGGATTCGGATGGGGACGGAGTGTTCAAGACGAGCCGAGTTTTTGCGGATGACCTGGATCGCCCGGCATCGATTATTTGTTATTCCGGCGGAGTATTCGTCGGCACGGCGGGCCAGATTATTTTTTTGAAGGATACCAAGGGAGAAGGAGTGGCCGATGCGCGGCGGGTGGTTTACAAGGGGTTTAACGCCGGCACGAACCGCTTGAGCAATGCGGTGCTGTTCAATGGCTTTGGGTGGGGTTTGGACAATCGGATTCATTGCACCACTGAAGGACAGGGAGGCGACATCGTTTCCGGAACACCGCCAAACACGCAGTCGATTGTGTTGAAGGAGGGAAATTTTTCCTTTGACCCCAGAACGTCGCAATTATTCGTGGAGAATGGTTCATCCCAATTGGGCATTTGCTTTGACAACCGTGGGCGGCGGTTTGTTTCCTACGCCACGGCACCGATGTTGCTGCTGATGTATGAGGAGAAGTTTGCGTTAAGAAATCCCTACTACGAAATGCCGGGACCGATCCTGGATGTGGCTGGCGGTGGGACGGCGGATTGGCTCTATGCGATCCAAAGTGCAAGAGCAGCGAGTGTGCCGACCAGGCCGGGGTTCAGGCGCAGTTTGCCTGCGAGGACGTTGCGAGGTGGAACTGAGCGCGGGATCGCACACTTTACGAGTGCGGGAGGGACGACGATTTATCGAGGCAATCTTTATGGCGACCCATACGTGGGCGATGCATTTATGGCGGATGCAGCAGGGGCTGTCGTGCATCATGAAAAGTTGGTGGAGGAAGGAGTGGAGATGGTGGCCGGGCGGCTGGCGGATGAGGCAGGGACTGAATTTCTGTCAGGCAAGCCGGGTTTGTTCCGGCCAAGGCAAGTGATAGCTGGTCCTGATGGGGCCATTTACATTGCAGACATGGGAGCAGAATTTTCCGGTGCGTCGGACAAGGCTGGCGCGACGCCTGGCCTCGCGACCGTGAAAGGGCATGGGCATATCTACCGAATTGTGCCGGTGAGTTTCAAACAACCCAAATCAGCGGACCTCGCCAAGGCCGGTGGCACGAATCTGGTGGCAGCGTTGATGTCACCGAACGGGTGGTATCGTGACACCGCTGCGCGACTGCTTTATGAACGACAGGATAAGAAGGCGATTGCCCCACTGGCGCAGACAATATATTCCCCGGTGGTTCCGCCGCTGGGCAGGATGTCTGCGCTGCATGTGCTCGACGGCATGAATTTATTGGTGGAAATGCATGTGCTGAAGAGCCTGGAGGATGCGGATGACCGGGTGCGGGAACATGCCGTAATGCTGGCGTATAAATTTGTGCCGCCAGACGGCTCGGCTTCACCGGTCATGTGGACGCAGTTGACCAAGCTGGGGAATGATCCTTCGCCATTGGTGCGTTATCAGCTTGCCTTCGCCCTGGGTCCGATCCGGAATAATGGCCGGAATCAACTACTGGTGAATCTGCTCAAGGCGGATTTAGGCAGCAAATGGATGCAGGCAGCGGTGATGACTTCGCTGACGCAGGATGCGGTGGAGGTGTTTGGGCTGGTGATAAATGATCCGGCATTTCGGAATAACCCTGGCGGACGAGACTTTTTGCGACTGATGTTCAGGATGTTGGCGGCCAGGAACGAAGCGGCGGAAGTGAGGCAGGTCATCGAGTTGCTGCGCAATCTGCCTGAACCGGAAAACTTTGCCTTGCTGAGGGAGTTTGGCGATGAATTGCGGTGTTCCAGAAACTCGCTGTTGGCAGCAGATGCAAACGTGGGAGCATTACTTGCACGTGCCAGAGTGGTGGCTTTGGATGCTACCATGGCAGAAAATCGGCGAGTGCAAGCCATCTTGTTTTTGCAGGAGGGAACCGCGGCGCAGTCAGAAGCAGCGTTGATAGATCGATTGGACTTGCTGGAAGTGGCGCAGGTGCAATCGGCAGCCTTGATTACGCTGGCGCGTTTTTCGAGTTTGCGGATTGGGCAGACAATTGTGCAGCGGTGGCCGTTGTTCAGGCCTTACGCGCATAAGGATGCGATTGTGGCCTTATTGAGCCGGCCGGAGTGGACGCAGCTTTTGCTTTCGGCGATTGAAAATCGCAGCATTGCAGCCTCTGAACTCTCCTCAACGGAAGCGCTGTTTCTGCTCGGGCATCCTGACCAGAACATACGTGGCCGGGCAGAGAGATTATTCGTACTGCCAGATCGTGCTCAACGCCAGCAAGTGGCAGCTGAAATCCTGCCCGTGGCGCAGTTGGTTGGCAATGCCCTGCAAGGTCAGGTCATCTTTTTGGATCGCTGTGCCACGTGCCACAGGCTGGGCCGTGATGGAAACCAGGGAGGGATGGACCTGGCCGAAGCTGCAAGTTGGCCAAAGGAGAGGCTGGTGACAAAGATCGTGAATCCAAACCTGGATGTAAACAAGCAGGGAATGCTTCAATTCGTGCCTTTGTTGGATGGGGAAATGTTGACAGGTTTCACCATGCATCAAGATGCCCGGAGCATCACGCTTTGCCAGGAGAATGGAGTCAACCGGCTGCTGCCGAGGTTTAATATTCAGGCCATACAGGAGCTGGGAGTCTCGGCCATGCCTGATGGATTGGAAGGGGGTTTGAATCGTCAACAAATCGCGGACTTGATACAGTACTTGGTGGTGGCTCCGCGATGA
- a CDS encoding DUF1697 domain-containing protein → MKKTMIRYVALLRGINVGGHKPVKMEGLKKSFEAVGFEKVKTVLASGNVLFESVESDEGVLVSKIGAHLKKDLGHEVGVLVRSMEEIQSLVERNPFKKIQVTPETRLYVTFLSQKVKSKLKIPYETPEKDFRILSASEREVCSVLVLSPERQTTELMNIVEKEFGKQVTTRNWNTVLRISKG, encoded by the coding sequence ATGAAAAAGACGATGATTCGGTATGTGGCGTTGTTGCGGGGGATTAATGTGGGTGGTCACAAGCCGGTGAAGATGGAGGGGTTGAAGAAATCGTTTGAGGCGGTGGGGTTCGAGAAGGTGAAAACGGTGCTGGCGAGCGGGAATGTTTTGTTTGAATCGGTGGAGAGTGATGAGGGTGTGCTGGTCAGCAAGATTGGAGCGCATTTGAAAAAGGATTTGGGGCATGAGGTGGGCGTGTTGGTGCGGTCGATGGAGGAGATCCAAAGTTTGGTGGAACGGAATCCGTTTAAGAAAATCCAGGTGACACCAGAGACGCGGTTGTACGTGACGTTTTTGTCGCAGAAGGTAAAGAGCAAGCTGAAGATTCCGTATGAAACGCCGGAGAAGGATTTTCGGATTTTGAGTGCATCGGAGCGGGAGGTGTGCAGTGTGCTGGTGCTTTCGCCGGAACGGCAGACGACGGAATTGATGAATATCGTGGAGAAGGAGTTTGGGAAGCAGGTGACGACGCGGAATTGGAATACCGTGCTCCGGATTTCAAAAGGTTAG